TGGTGAGCCTCCGGGGACTACTAGCCACCCACCACTCGATCCTACGTCAACATGAGATCTTCTGGAGACAGAAATCTAGAATTCAGTGGGTCAGAGAGGGTGACCGGAACACTAGTTTCTTTCACCGATCGACGGTCATTAGGAGGCAGAGGAACACTATCCGTTCCCTGCGGGATGAGCGGGGCCATTGGGTGGACGATGATTCGGCGATTAGCCACATCCTACTCGAGTTCCTTCGCTCCCGTTGGACGGAGGATAGTGGGTCGGACGTCGCCGGCCTGCTCCCGAGAGCTGAATCCCAAATCGGGGTGGCTGCGAATGCACTATTGGTTCGACCAGTGACGGAGGGGGAGGTGCGAGAGGCTGTCTGGGCATTGGGCGAGGACAGGGCTCCGGGCCCAGATGGcttccctcctttctttttccgGAGATACTGGAGTATCGTTCGGTTCGCAGTGGTAGAAGCGGTCCTGTGTTTCTTTAGTCGATCAGGTATGCCTGACGACTGGAAGGCCACTTTTGTCACGCTTATACCTAAGCGAACGGATGCGTCCGAGCCGAGCCATTTTAGACCGATCAGTTTGTGCACTACTTTATACAAAGTGGTGGCAAGAATACTGATGGATCGTATGAAGCCTTTTCTCTCCGGCATTATTTGTCAAGAGCAAGGTGCTTTTGTTGGAGGTAGGAGCATTTTCGATAACGTTATGGTGGCCcaagagatgatgtgggatcttcgaCGGGCCCCGAAGCGTCGAAGCCTGATGGCtatcaagctggatatggaacGAGCTTACGATAGAATCAGGTGGAGTTTTCTTAGGCGAGCTTTGGAGAGTCTGGGTTTCCATGAGACCTGGATTGGTTGGGTCATGGGGTGTGTCTGGAGTCCGCGGTTCTCTATCTTGATCAACGGTTCTCCGTCCCCATTCTTTAGTTCTACTATGGGGCTTCGGCAGGGATGCCCGCTATCCCCGTACCTATTCATCATTTGTTCTGATGTTTTGTCTCGATTGCTGCGGGCTGCATGTGCCGCCGGAGAGTTGGAGGCTTACGTCCCAGCTCTAGGGGCCCAGCCGATATCCCATTTACTTTTTGCCGATGACTGCCTACTCCTGACGCGTGCCCGCGTAGCAGATGCCATGGCTATTAGGCGGGCTTTGGCCGCCTATTGCCATGCATCTGGTCAGAGAGTGAATGCCCAGAAATCCTCTATCTCCTTTAGCCCGAGTTCGCCACCCGGGGTTCGACGTGAGATTCGGAGGATTCTGGAGATGCCTGAGCAGGACGGGACTTGGACATACCTGGGTGTTCCGATCACAGGTAGGAGACTGCGTGTATCTGAGTGCTCCGGGATGGTGCTACGGGTCCAGAGTAGGCTAGAGGGCTGGCGAGCAGCGTCTCTATCCATGATGGGTAGAGTTTTGCTGATCAGATCTGTTTTGGGCTCTATGCCTATCTATCTCATGACCAGCACGGTGGTGCCAAGATCCGTCCTCCTAAAGATTGAGCGACTGATTCGGGGCTTCTTATGGGGCTCGCTTGGTGGGGGCCGTGGGGTGCACCTGGTGGCATGGGAGAGTATTTGCCTCCCTCTCAGGGAGGGTGGCCTTGGGGTGTTGTCTCTCCGGGAGAGACGAGAGCTGCTCCTCGCCCGGCATGCTTCCCGCTTCATCCTGGAGCCGCAGGGTTTCTGGAGCCGGATCATGACCGCCCGCTATGGGGGGATAGGCCAGGAGGGCGGGGTTCGAGGAGGGCGGGGATGTTCCTTTTTATGGCGTGAGATTGCGAGATATGTGCCCATGGTGTCGGACCACACTCGATGGCTGATAGGCGATGGCCGCAGCATCGATGTGACCAGGGACTCATGGGTCGATGGCCTCCCCCTGTGCCGCTGGCCGACTACTGTTAGTGTTGAGGCAGGGGAGGGTTTACAGGTCTGTGATCTTATGACTCCCGGGGAGGCTGGATGGGACGAGATTCGATTAGCCCGCTTCTTCGGGGAGCATCTGGCGGAGCGGGTTCGCTCCCTCCTTCTGCCACAGAGCGGTGGACCAGATGTACGAGTGTGGAGTTCCTTGACCAGTCCCAGAGTCAGGATGAGCGTCCTTTCTCGTATTCTTAGGCGGGAGTACGAACCTGGTCCTGATTGTGCCTGGATCTGGCAATTGGGCCTCCTCCCGAGGGTTGCGCtgttcctctggaaggtggtcTGGGACCGTCTTCCAACGAGAGCAGTACTTGGTGGACGAGGCTTGAGGATCCCCCTGGAGTGTGGGGTTTGCGGAGTGGCCGAGACGGTCGACCATGTCTTGTTTCGGTGCTCTAGGGCGAGGGACACTTGGCGTTTGGCAGGGGTCCCGCAGCCGGTATGGATCTGTAGGGACCAGTTCTTACAGGCCATGCGCCAGGCCTCGGAGTCCCGGCGCTTCGTCAGGAGGTGACTCGAGTGAGCTGCACTGCCTACCAGATCTGGTTGGCCAGGAACGCTCGTATATTCAGTGAACGATGTATGTCGCCGAGATTTGTGGTCGAGAGTGCCCGCAGTCAGGCGGCAGAGATGTGTCATGCCTCCACCACCGGAGGGaccttgacagctcgggacatctggggcccccaccatgcttcggcagtatctcacacggtgtttttcacctgggagcccccacccccgagtttcctcaaggtcaactttgacggGTCAGTCCTGGATGGTGGCACGAGGGGAGGTGCGGGTTTCGTCATTCGGGACCCTTTCGCTAGGGTTGTAGCCGCTGGTGGCAGTCACTTATTTGATACCTCGGTTCCGAGCGCGGAGCTGAGCGCTGCCTGGGCTGGCCTTCGACATGCCCGGTGCGTGTTACAGGCTAGGTCTATCACCCTAGAGGGTGATTCTGCCACCGTTATCAGTTGGATCCGAGAGGGTCCTAAGGGTGACGGTAGTGACCACCCTTTACTTCGTGATATATGGACTATGGCGAGGGATGGaggggcctttcaggccaagcatatctaccgtgaagccaatggggctgcggattgggtggctgcaTTTGTAGCTCGCCACTCCGGAGACACATTGTGGACTGGAGATGGGGAGTTGCctttggcactccgaggtatcctattttctgactttattgggtgtatccgtacccgacaggtatgatccacccgtattagcaaaaaaaaaaaaaagcacattaAGTAACAAAAATGTAATTTTTACTAATCTAAAGTTACAAAAATACTCATCATATCATTTCTCCGTTCTATTAGgaagaaatcatttagtttaCTAAAGTTGAATAAGTAGACTTTACAAAAATTCATAGCATGTCCTCTATTTGTGCACGTTATGAACCGTCCAAATTCTTGACATTTTCACCAATCTAATACCTAGtaagaaatcaaattccaaaaaCAAGCCTTTCGTGAGCAAAACTAGGACACAACTATAAAAATCATAGACTAAATCAAAAAGGCCAGCTCATAATGTTTGCAGTGTGTTTAAACATTAAACGAAGGTATTGGAGATTGATTGAATTAAATTTgactaaatattaaaaattacttttttctctctttccttgatGATACATTAGATACATAACATTAAGATATAGCACACATCAGCATAAATCAACTTATAATTTTTCTGAAACTTCAGGGGCAAAATGTTGACTTTTGACCTCTAATAAACTACGTACCCACCATCTGTGACGCCAAAAAATCAGGTTTGCGCTCATTTTGGGGAAATTGCTGGGTAACATAGCAGCATGTAAATATTATTTCactaacagaaaaaaaaaaagatgcaaaaaaaaaatatgaacaaaaatatcaaattttaggaCTTAATGTATTTCTATTATGGATTTAGGAAAGCGAGTTTCTTAGTCAAATTGTTCACAGCCCAATGACAGTATACATTGTACCTTGCCTTTCGCAAGATCTTTTGCACTGTATATTAGTTGTCCTATGGATCTTCCTGAGAAGGATTCTGTTTCAATCCTGAAAGTGAAATATTTTTAGTCTATTATAAAAGTCTAGCATTGAATACGCTGCTCAGAGCATTCTTAAAACCTCCATATAGTTAATTGGTCCCATGAAACTTTATGAGCcatccagaaaataaaagaattccAAAAATATAGGGCAAATGTCAAGCATGGTCCCTAAAGTctatacaaaagaaaaaaaatcttaggcTGTTTCCTAAAAACAACTTTGCAAGGAAGTCTGTGTTCTTATCCTTCACTCTAATCACTCACTGCATTTCATTTGGTCCCAACAGTAAATTGAACAAGGCATGATAGAACAGGCCACACATTTATTTGGTAAAACCGCAGTTGATCGGTGGAACAAAGATAAATAGAACATTCTAAaatgaaagaaacaaaaaaaaaaaccatggtaCATAGATCATTTCACTACAAGGATTAGATGGAAACATGCAGTGAAAATTACCTTAATAGATAGATATGGCCTAAAACTGACCAACCAATCATGAGCTAACATGTGGCATAACTAGAATCAGTTTTAATTGAACTATTCATAGATAAAAAAGATTTAGAAATAATTCTCCACTTGACTTAAGACTAAAAAGTTCAACCCCAAATGGAGCAGAGATTCTATTGTAGCTTGGGGCACCGCGTATTTAGATCAAATTATTCTACGTCatactctcttttcttttttctggttCCCCAAAGCCTTGAGTCCTTGACTTAAGCATCAGGGCCCTTCGGTGCTTCATCTTTCCCCACGATGATAGATCAGGATCCTTATCTTTAGATCATCGGATTGGATTTTGATGGCAATATTCAAACCATTTGGTAAAATCCTGGATTCTATCATGATGTGAAGAGAAAGTATCAGGATACCCGTGTCAGACGATTTCATATATCCAGAATCGGGGCCCAGCTCGCAAAACATCAACCCGATGGGTGAAATTTCGGGTAGGTTACAGACATAGCTAGACTAGCTTTAAGCCTAACGCGGGCCCCATGACTGATGACGCCCAACCCGCTCCCTGCATTTGTTTGCGTCATGTGGGACCGACATTGTAGACATGCGTCGCGTACGGGCCCACCACACATCTTAAAGCCTCTGTCGGACAGCAATGTCAGGTATCATAAAAGCTTCCACTTTCACCTTTCACTGCGTTTTGTTTCCTTCCCCAGTGGCTGCTCACAGGGACAAATGTCAACGGTAATAATTCAACTTTAAAATGCTGATCAAAACGTGTCACGCAGCAAGTCACTGGCCAGTTGCTTCGTGACATGCAGCGATCGAGCTTTATACGTAATTCCTAAAAAAGAAGTGACACGATCTGCACCATTCCATTCATGTGCCCCAAATTATAGCGTGTATCCTGGCTTTCAGTGGTCGAGATGTGCGAGAGACGCGGATCCCCACCCTTCAAGCCTACCAGTAAAAGTAAAAcgtcgggaaaaaaaaaaaaaagcatcctcGGTAACTTTACATAGCCAAAGGGGCGGGCATCTAAGCACAAGAGCGGGTATCAAGATAAAACTCTTTTTATGGAAACTGTGTCAGGCTCGATGATCAAAATTTCAAGGTAAACTTCGTGTACTACAACAGCGTGAAATTTAATGCTCACGCAACGTTTGAAGCTTTCTCCTCCGCAATGAACATCCACAAGAGGACGCATGGCATTATCGTGATTCCGAGCAAGGACGGGGGCTTCGTAGCTGATACAGCCATGAAGGTTCCCATCGGCATCATTTAATACGAGGGCACGACCGAAGACGAAAACGACACCATCACGTGTACGACAGACACACCCCAGCACGTGAGACGATCGAAGCGTCATTGCCGCCCTCGCGGGCCCCACCTCAACTTTTCCCACCTCGCTCTGTATCCTATGGGCCCCGATTTAATGACCTGTCCCCGCAATAATTGCTACCGGTATCCATTTACCACAGTAACAACCAGAAACAAAGATCTATTATTCACCATCGGATCAACATCAGACGGTTGAAGATTCCTCAAATCAGACGTATagattgtaaaaaaaaaactcatttttCACCCAGTTTCCAAATGGTAACAAGGAAGTTTCGAAATGGAAATATTTCGGATTAATCACCAAAATTGTTGGATTAGGTttagcaaatatatatatacaaggcAAAAATACCAGATAaaattataagaaaatatattttttctttcttcgcgGCCTTCTATCTACCCTTATAGCCGGCGCTTCTCAGCGCCGGCAGATCGGCGATCGCTGCTGGACGACCTTCGCCGACTTCCGGTACCGGAAAGCCTTCATTGGGCTCGGAAAATGAAAACCCCACCCTTTCGATcttcccccgccgccgccgccgccgccgccgcccccagAAAACGGGTAAGCCACCACACCGACCGATGCCGACCTCGATAGCTTCACCGGCGCTGCGCTCCTCGACTCCTCCCCCCGCTCCTCTTTCCTCCTCGAGAACAGCCAGAACGCCGCCCAACCCCGTCTCCCGCGCGACCGCGGCCGCGTACCGTTGCCGGTCTCCCCGTCTCTGGTGGCGACCGATCTCGATGGCAGGAGCTGGAAGCCCACGGATCTGGACCGGCGAAAGGCCGGTTCGCTCTCGATGAGGTGCGCCACCCGTCCCACGGCCCCGATCCCGGAGCCGCCACAGCCGGGTCTCGCAAAATCGGCGGAGAGGGAGGAGAACGAGGAGGCCGACGAAGAGGATGACGACGGAGGGAAGCACCCGCAGGGGCGCACGTTAGCGCAGTCCGGGCAGAGGAGCAGGAGCCGGTCCCGGAGGCAGGCGGGGCATACGCCGAAACGGGGTTGCGACGGATGCTTCCGGCATTTCCAtccctcctcgtcctcctcctcccatAGAGCGACCTCCCCCATCGTCGATCTCAGATCCCCTTTCTCCGCCGCCGTccgctccctcctcctcctcctcctttctcccCCGACCAAGGCTCTTTGAGAAACTGCTACAGAGAGCACCATGGTTTGGTTGTGGGGGCTCGAAACCGCTATATATAGAGATGACCGTGGACGGAGTTAAAATTAACGGCGTGCTCGAGTGACTTCGGTTAAGGGAGCTGCGGCTCTGGGCCACCGCCAACGCCACCGAATTTCACCTTATTTATCGAAATACCCTAGAATTAATCTCCGGCCATCCGTTTGACGTGGGGGAGATTAACAATGGTGGCCGCCTTAACAAGATCGGACGCCTgagattttctgttttcttgaggGTCACGTACACCGTCCGGCTTGTTTACGCGCCCCCCGGGTACTCACCTAGGTCCATGGAATATATAGCGTTGGAATCGGGTCAAGCGGCGGAAAGGTCATATCACGTTTGGGCTGGCGATCTCTGAACGCACGTTTCCCCAGCCGGACCTTCGGGTCCGTCTGAtgggaaggcttctggtttgaTGTGACCGACGAACGGCCGATATGTTCGGGTGGTCGCGCTTTATTTGAGGAGGGCCGAACCATTCTTTGCACTCGAACGAGATTATGGACAGACCGTGGACACGGTGACCCAAAGGGATACCCTCCCGTTCTAATTTGAGCAAGGTGGGCTTCGCAGTGAATGAAGCGAGGTGTTACTGTTTCTGGTTTCCTTTTGCTGCTCGTTGTAGCTGGCGAGGACGGACTCTCGAGCAAATCAAGTCCTTGCCACGAGCCAAGTAAATTGGCTCAAGGTATGCATTCATAGTGTTCTTGAGGATGCGTAATTGGTTACGTTACTCATCCATAGATAATTTCAATGGCTGGACAAGTTTCTACCTCTAATCATGGTAACTGCTGCctaaaattttcagaaattgCTCGTGCAGTAGTTTGTTATCCGTGCTTTCCGGTTCATAATTTATGTATTTCTAGCTTTGGTTTTTTGGTATTTTCATAACATTTAGGgaacatatttttctttttttgcaaatattttaacatcaTCCACGGTCTTAAATATTCTTCAAATCTTCAGTCCTGCCATTGTGCAGAAAGATTTCATGAATAATGTTGGCTATTAGTTTTGTGCTTAAAATGTTGTGTCGATCGAATTATTTATGAAGTTTTAGGATGATTTTGTATTATTTCTTTTGCCTTCATTCGAGAATTTTAGTTGCATTTCGTATGCGTTCAACAAATTATTTAACTTCTCCCTACATGTTAGAGTTATTCAACCCCGAAAATAAGCAATCCTTAAGGatcgttaatatttttaaagccTATCAAATGACTTATCATGAGGACCAC
Above is a genomic segment from Phoenix dactylifera cultivar Barhee BC4 chromosome 2, palm_55x_up_171113_PBpolish2nd_filt_p, whole genome shotgun sequence containing:
- the LOC103711772 gene encoding uncharacterized protein LOC103711772 produces the protein MVLSVAVSQRALVGGERRRRRRERTAAEKGDLRSTMGEVALWEEEDEEGWKCRKHPSQPRFGVCPACLRDRLLLLCPDCANVRPCGCFPPSSSSSSASSFSSLSADFARPGCGGSGIGAVGRVAHLIESEPAFRRSRSVGFQLLPSRSVATRDGETGNGTRPRSRGRRGWAAFWLFSRRKEERGEESRSAAPVKLSRSASVGVVAYPFSGGGGGGGGGGGRSKGWGFHFPSPMKAFRYRKSAKVVQQRSPICRR